Below is a genomic region from Terriglobales bacterium.
CCGCGGTGGAGTGCCGCGGTAGCGGCTTCGGTTCGATCCCTTACATTGAGTTTCTCGAGGACATGGCTGACATGTAGCTTGACCGTGACCTCGGCGATGTTCAGCGCGGCCGCGATTTCTTTGTTTCCAAGGCCCTTGGCCACCATGCGC
It encodes:
- a CDS encoding LuxR C-terminal-related transcriptional regulator; this translates as MVAKGLGNKEIAAALNIAEVTVKLHVSHVLEKLNVRDRTEAATAALHRGIISLE